The Terriglobales bacterium DNA segment GCCATTCCCTTCCAACGGGCGCTCACGCCCGGTGATGGCCTTGCCCAAAGCAGCGAGCGCGTAGGAGTTGACGAAAGCCTGGCCGGCGAGCCAGCCGGTTTCACGCTTTTTGTCGTCGTGCGTGGCCAGCCCCAGGAAGAACAGGCCGCCGCCCACACCCACCAGTGCCCCTACTCCGGCGGTGGAGATGTTGTCGTAGTGGTTGGTCCGCGTAGGCGCGGTGTGGACGTGGCGCGCGAACTGCGCGTCGCTCACCAGCAGCCCGGCCGTGACGCCCGCCAGCGGGATCATCCATGTGAAGTCTTGCAGGCGGGTGTTCAGCGGCGCCGTCCAGATGGCCTTCTGGTCGCGGACGAAGTCGCCGATGATCGGCGCGCGCAGCACGTTGGGCGTGCGCTGCGGTGGCGGAGGGGCGGGCTTCACCCAGCCGCCCGGATCGGCGGACGGCTCGGCGCCGTTGTCTGCCGCCGCGGCCGGCCCGCTCTTGTTCGTTGAAGACGGGGCCTGCCCGTCGGCGGCGACGGCCAGGGCAGGCCGGCAGCCGAGCAGCAACACGAGCGCGCAGGCAGCGATACGACGCATGTTCCAGCCGCCGCGCTAGAAGCTGCTCGCGATCTTGATCGCCACCGCAATCGACGACGCCAGGTTCGCCGTCTGCAGGGCATTACGCCAGGTTGGAGGACCGCCGACGGCCTTTTCCGGGACGACCACGATGTCGCCCGGGCGCAGGCCAGCGCCGCTCCATCCCCCGCTCCACAGGCCGCCGCCACCGCCGCCGACCACGCTGCCATCGGCGCGCAGCACGAACACGCCCTTCTTGTTGGCCAGTTGCGTCGGTCCGCCCGCCTGTTCCACGTACCACTCCGCGGTCTTGCCCGGGCGGTAGGAGATGGCTGTGGGACTGTACACCTGTCCGGACACCATGACGAAGTTTGGCGTCTTGGGGACGATCAGGACGTCACCGGCGCGCACTTCGATGTCGTCGCGCGACCCCTCCCAGCGCTTCATGTCACCGGAGATGTGCACCACCATGCGTCCGGCCGGCGGAGTGGTGCGCAGCCGCTCCAGCGTGGCCTCCCATTGCGCCACCGCGGCGGTCCGCGCCATGTGCTGGTCGTTGTAGTCCAGCGTTGGATCGATGGGCAGGTTCTTCAGCGTGTACTCCTGCGCCTCGATGCGGCGGATCAGGTCCGCGTGCTCTTTTTCCTGGATGTCCCGCACCTGCGCGCGCAGCAGCACCGCGCCATAGGGATACGCGCCAGGGCGGAAGCCGCCGGCTCGCTTCAGCACCGAGCTGAGCCGCTCCCCCTGGCTGATGCCGTATCCGCCGGGATGATTCACTTCGCCCTTGACGGTGATGAAGGCGCCGCGATCGTTCCATCCGCCGAGCTGGCGAACGTTGATGACGTCGCCGTCGCGCAGCGGCAGGTTGGCCTCCGGATCGCCCATCATGGCCTTCGCCAGGTCCAGATTGCGGTGCCCGGATTCGACCTGCTTGCCGCCTTCCACGGTGTAGCGCGACAGATCGGCGCTGCCCGGATCGGCGCCGCGCTTGAGTCCGCCAGCCAGGCGCACGGCCTCGGCCACGGTCATGTTGGGACCCAGCACGTAGCGCCCCGGACGGTCCACCTCGCCCTGCACCACCACCACCGGCGGATCGACCCGGTTGGGATCGCGGTTGATGAACACGCGGTCCTTGGGCTCCAGCACCACGTTGGCCGAGGGATCGCCATTGAGCGCCTTGCGCAGGTTTACGCTCAGGATGTTGATGCGGTTGCCGGCCGTGCGACGGATGACCTGCACGTCGTCGAGCTGCGCGTCAGGCGTGACGCCGCCCGCCAGGTACACGGCATCGCTCACCCGGGTGACGCCGTTGGTGCGATGGTCGCCCGGCTCGCGGACTTCGCCGGTAACGGTGATCACCGGTGGGTCTTCGAAGTCGAAGCGTCCGAAGACGCGCACCGTGTCGAAGGCCTGCAGGGGAATGTCGGCGTCACGATGCGCCAGCGCGTCGCCCAGGTTGAACGAGATCACCTGCGGCGCGAAGTCGGGCGCGTTCAGCCGGATCACTTCGGCGTGCTTCAGGTACGGCTCGGGCAGCAGGTCGCCGTAGGCCTTGATCAAGTCGCTGACCTTCATCCCGTCCTTGAAAGCGTACTTGCCGGGCCGAAAGACGTGGCCGTCCAGGTATACGGTCTTGTCGGTGTAGGGCACGATGGGCGAGATGCGGATCCGGTCGCCATCCTGCACGGTGAAGTTCCGCAACGCCTGGTTCACTTCCTCCTGGTTGTTGTTTTCAGGGATGTCGAGCGACAGCATGCTGCGCTTCTCGTGCGCATCGAGGCGGTCCACGTCAATGTGGCGCAGCGTGCCGGTGGACATCACCCCCCCGGCCAGCTCGAGCACTTCGGCCAGCGACTTCTCATTGTGCAGTTCGTAGATCGCGGGGCGCCGCACCATGCCTTCCACGGTGACCAGCGCGCCCAGCGGCGCCACCGAGATCGTGTCGCCCGGCTGGAAGGTCTTGATGTCGTTGCGGACGCCGTGCAGCAGCACATCGTAAACGTCGAACTCCTGCACCAGCTTGTTGCCGCGCATGTGCCGGAGCACGCGCAGCGAGCCGACATTGCTGGGCCCGCCCGCGGCCCACAGCGCGTTGAGCGGCGTGGAGAGCGAGTTGATGTCGTAGGCGCCAGGTTTCTGCACGTCGCCGGTCACGTAGACGCGCACCGTGCGCAGGCGCGCGAGCGAGATATCGACCTGCACGTCGCGGAATTGCGTGCGCAGCGCTGCCTGCACCTCACGCTGCACTTCCCCGAGATTGCGTCCGGCGACCAGCACCGTGCCCACTTCCGGCAGCGGCAACCGGCCTTCGCGGTCCACCGTGCGTTGCAGGCGCTGCGAAACGCTGCCCCACATCTCGACGTTGAGCTGGTCGCCGGGCCCGAGCGTGTAGTCGGGGCCCACCGGGACGTCCATCGGAAGGTTGTCGAAGTTGCCGGTGTTGTTCAGGAATATTTCGCTCCCGAACCGCTCCAGCTTCGGTTGCCGCTTGGCCACTTGTCCGTACAGGTCGTAGAGCGACGGAATGTCGGCGTATGGATTCGGCAGATGGCGCAGCAGCGGCTGCTCGTTAGGCGGCGAGAGCGGACGGCGGCGCTCGAGTTCAAGCGAGCGGCGATCGAGGCTTGCCGATTCGCGGCTGCCTGACGCGCGCGAGGCGGCGCCTTCGCGTGAAATCGGCGCCGCTGGTCCGCCCGAGAGGCTGCCGCCCAGGCGTCCGCCGAAGCCGCCGGCAAAGGCAGCGGCGATGTCGTCGTCTCCGCCAATGCCGCCGCTTGCCGCCGCCGACACGATGCTGGGCAGAGAGTCGGCCCCCACCCGCACCATGCGGCTGGTGTCGGGGGATACGTCGGCGTAGGGGTTGTCGTCGCGGTCGTCAACCGATGAGCGGTTCACGGTGCGGCGCGAGTCGCGCATCGAAGGCGGAATCAGGTCGTCCCGCGAGGGCGGAATGAAGTCAGGCGCGTCGGGGTCTTTCGGCAGCGGCCGCGGAATGATGTACCGGTCGTCGCCGAGCACCAGCTGCTGGTTCCAGTATTCCTCTTCCTGTGAGCCGGAAACATTCTTCGGGGCCGGCGGCGGCGTTCCCGTCTTGTCGGGCGGCAGGCCGTAGTAGTAGGCGTACAACTCCTTACGGCGCTGCTCGGCGGCAATCTCGTCCTGGGTCGGCTTGGGCCGAATGTAGTTGCGGCGCTCAAGCTCGCGCGTCACCATGTTGCGCACGCCGGCGTCTTCGCGAATATAGCGGAACAGCGCTTCGTCGGTGAGGTCCGATTCCTCCAGCAACCGGCCCTGGGCGAAGGCCATCTTCACGAACTGCCGCTTGATCACCAGCAGCACGCCCGTCTCCTTGTTCAGCAACTGGATGATCCTCTCCGCCGACAGCGAAACCAGGCGGTCGGCTTCACGCTGCGCCTGCGAGGGCTCGTTGGTGCCGTAGACCTTCTCGTCCTGTGGCTTGATCTGCGGCATGGCCGGACGCGGCTGCGGTGGCATTTGACCCTGCTGCGGCTGCTGGGCGGCGGCCCCAACCGCGCCCGCCAGAACCAACGTGGCGACCATGATGCTGCGGCGAAGATGCAATCCGAAATCAGTCATACTGCCTCTCACTTCTTGCCTCGAAATCTGCTGAAGCAATACCGAAGATCGAATCGTGATGCGCGAGGACTTCTGCTGCCGTTTCCCCAGGTGGCGGCACAGCTTCGCCCCGTCACTCACAGGGCTCTATGTGACCTAACCACTTGCTGATCAGTTTCTTGACCGCAAAACGCCATCGGCACACACCGCCGGGTTCAGTTCCACATGGCAGAGTGGTGTGCGGTCGGTCGAATGTGCGGACACCGAAAGAACGCCGGGGATTCGCGACGTTGCCACTTTACTAAAACGCAAACAGTCGGCAATTGGAGTTTGCCCTTAACTCTGGCTGAAGCCGGAGTCTGCTTCGCTGCTTCGTTGAATCGTCGGGCGCAACCGAGACGCTGCCCGCGGAGGCGCCTAACCAGCCTCGGCAGCGGCCAAGTAGCGCACCGGCATCTTCTCTGAATGCAAAAAGTTATAACAGGAATCGGGCCTGCCGTCACGTCCGCCAGGGCGCTTTTCGGCGCGGCGCTGGACGCAGGTTTTTCGCGCCGTGAATCGGCTGTCCGGCGCCGTGTCACCAGGAGCAACTAAGGTATAAATGCAGCGCGGCACCGGCGAGTGTAAACTCGCTGCACGTCGCATCGCTCGCGGCGGAAGACCCGGTTCACCATGCCAACCACCACCGGATGGCGAAACTTGCACCACATCAGCCGGCGCCCGGCTTTCTCAGCCCGCGGCAGGCAGGAGTAACCGCTTGCGTGTCCTGGTAACCGGCGGCGCCGGCTTCGTCGGCTCGCATCTTTGCGATGCGCTGCTCGCCGAAGGGCACTCGGTCGTCGCGGCCGACAATTTGGTCACCGGCCGGACCGCGAACCTCGAACATCTGAAGAACGAACCGCGCTTCGAGTTGCGGCAGGTGGACG contains these protein-coding regions:
- a CDS encoding SLBB domain-containing protein, producing the protein MTDFGLHLRRSIMVATLVLAGAVGAAAQQPQQGQMPPQPRPAMPQIKPQDEKVYGTNEPSQAQREADRLVSLSAERIIQLLNKETGVLLVIKRQFVKMAFAQGRLLEESDLTDEALFRYIREDAGVRNMVTRELERRNYIRPKPTQDEIAAEQRRKELYAYYYGLPPDKTGTPPPAPKNVSGSQEEEYWNQQLVLGDDRYIIPRPLPKDPDAPDFIPPSRDDLIPPSMRDSRRTVNRSSVDDRDDNPYADVSPDTSRMVRVGADSLPSIVSAAASGGIGGDDDIAAAFAGGFGGRLGGSLSGGPAAPISREGAASRASGSRESASLDRRSLELERRRPLSPPNEQPLLRHLPNPYADIPSLYDLYGQVAKRQPKLERFGSEIFLNNTGNFDNLPMDVPVGPDYTLGPGDQLNVEMWGSVSQRLQRTVDREGRLPLPEVGTVLVAGRNLGEVQREVQAALRTQFRDVQVDISLARLRTVRVYVTGDVQKPGAYDINSLSTPLNALWAAGGPSNVGSLRVLRHMRGNKLVQEFDVYDVLLHGVRNDIKTFQPGDTISVAPLGALVTVEGMVRRPAIYELHNEKSLAEVLELAGGVMSTGTLRHIDVDRLDAHEKRSMLSLDIPENNNQEEVNQALRNFTVQDGDRIRISPIVPYTDKTVYLDGHVFRPGKYAFKDGMKVSDLIKAYGDLLPEPYLKHAEVIRLNAPDFAPQVISFNLGDALAHRDADIPLQAFDTVRVFGRFDFEDPPVITVTGEVREPGDHRTNGVTRVSDAVYLAGGVTPDAQLDDVQVIRRTAGNRINILSVNLRKALNGDPSANVVLEPKDRVFINRDPNRVDPPVVVVQGEVDRPGRYVLGPNMTVAEAVRLAGGLKRGADPGSADLSRYTVEGGKQVESGHRNLDLAKAMMGDPEANLPLRDGDVINVRQLGGWNDRGAFITVKGEVNHPGGYGISQGERLSSVLKRAGGFRPGAYPYGAVLLRAQVRDIQEKEHADLIRRIEAQEYTLKNLPIDPTLDYNDQHMARTAAVAQWEATLERLRTTPPAGRMVVHISGDMKRWEGSRDDIEVRAGDVLIVPKTPNFVMVSGQVYSPTAISYRPGKTAEWYVEQAGGPTQLANKKGVFVLRADGSVVGGGGGGLWSGGWSGAGLRPGDIVVVPEKAVGGPPTWRNALQTANLASSIAVAIKIASSF
- a CDS encoding phosphatase PAP2 family protein; translation: MRRIAACALVLLLGCRPALAVAADGQAPSSTNKSGPAAAADNGAEPSADPGGWVKPAPPPPQRTPNVLRAPIIGDFVRDQKAIWTAPLNTRLQDFTWMIPLAGVTAGLLVSDAQFARHVHTAPTRTNHYDNISTAGVGALVGVGGGLFFLGLATHDDKKRETGWLAGQAFVNSYALAALGKAITGRERPLEGNGDGSFRSGGNSFPSEHAAAAWSIASVIAHEYPGPLTQLFAYGTAAAVSAARVKARQH